In Rutidosis leptorrhynchoides isolate AG116_Rl617_1_P2 chromosome 2, CSIRO_AGI_Rlap_v1, whole genome shotgun sequence, one genomic interval encodes:
- the LOC139893127 gene encoding glucosamine inositolphosphorylceramide transferase 1-like — protein sequence MVTGGVTGGTTEKTHRQRWWRVNDNGGASSTITFLFVSFMMFSSFGFLYTYTFYKYPNLNNYGNNSFGCQEDSEGSWSIGVFFGDSPFSLKPIEDINIWENKSAAWPVANPVVTCGSVSDSGFASNFVADPFLYVQGDILYLFFETKNSITMQGDIGVARSLNNGATWEQMGVVLDEEWHLSYPYVFDYNGQIYMMPEGSKKGDLRLYRAVKFPLKWKLEKIMLKRPLIDSFIMEYESRYWLFGSDHSRISSKKNGELEIWYSNTPLGPWKQHKKNPVYNTDKKTGARNGGRPFFYNGHVYRPGQDDEETYGKRVRVYKIEVLTTHKYKEVEVDLGFQIPTKGKNAWNGARSHHLDAQQLRSGQWIAVSDGDRTPSGDYSRRFIVGCLLIIVSGLLVFVIGMLLGFVRCIVPLNWCPHSIKKRSDSFLVWERSSLMSIKLRQYLSQLNRVSSVLRCKMNPKTSLGRFAFLVILIASIVLMCVGIGYLFGGSGGQESYAIDNSYSQFTMVAMTYDARLWNLKWYVQHYSRCPSVREIVVVWNKGTPPDSSEFDSAVPVRIRVEEKNSLNNRFKIDPLIKTRAVLELDDDIMMSCEYIERGFKVWRENPDRLVGFYPRLVNGPGPLEYRGEKHARKFNGYNMILTGAAFMDTRVAFDRYWSEEAKAGRVVVDKVFNCEDVLMNFLYANATLGPSVEYVKPAWAIDTSKFSGVAISENTQTHYRVRSSCLDKFTKMYGGLSNRKVDFNRRQDGWDL from the exons ATGGTAACTGGTGGTGTAACCGGCGGAACAACCGAGAAAACTCACCGGCAGCGGTGGTGGCGCGTGAATGATAATGGCGGCGCTTCATCTACAATTACCTTTTTATTTGTATCGTTTATGATGTTTAGTTCATTCGGATTTTTGTATACTTATACGTTTTATAAGTACCCAAActtgaataattatggaaataattcATTTGGTTGTCAAGAGGACAGTGAAGGTTCATGGTCAATTGGTGTTTTTTTTGGGGATTCACCGTTTTCACTCAAACCAATTGAAGAT ATTAATATTTGGGAGAATAAGAGTGCAGCATGGCCAGTGGCTAACCCTGTTGTAACTTGCGGTTCGGTTAGTGACTCTGGGTTTGCAAGTAATTTTGTTGCTGATCCTTTTCTTTATGttcag GGTGACATTCTGTACTTGTTCTTCGAGACCAAAAATTCAATCACAATGCAAGGCGATATCGGTGTTGCAAGAAGCCTTAACAACGGAGCAACATGGGAACAAATGGGAGTCGTGTTGGATGAAGAATGGCATCTCTCATATCCATACGTATTCGACTACAACGGTCAA ATATATATGATGCCAGAAGGAAGTAAAAAAGGCGATCTTCGTCTTTATCGTGCAGTCAAGTTTCCATTGAAGTGGAAACTTGAAAAGATTATGTTGAAACGACCTCTAATCGATTCATTTATTATGGAATACGAATCTAGGTATTGGCTTTTTGGGTCAGATCATAGCCGAATTAGCAGTAAAAAGAATGGGGAGCTTGAAATTTGGTATAGCAACACACCACTGGGTCCATGGAAACAACATAAGAAAAACCCGGTTTACAATACGGACAAAAAAACCGGAGCCCGAAATGGTGGTAGACCCTTTTTTTACAATGGACATGTGTACCGGCCTGGACAAGATGATGAAGAGACGTATGGGAAACGCGTTCGTGTGTACAAAATTGAAGTTCTTACCACACATAAGTATAAAGAAGTCGAAGTCGATTTAGGGTTTCAAATACCGACGAAAGGTAAGAACGCGTGGAATGGAGCCCGGTCCCACCATCTTGACGCGCAACAGCTAAGGTCTGGGCAGTGGATTGCGGTTTCAGATGGAGATCGAACCCCATCAGGGGATTACTCCCGAAGGTTTATTGTTGGGTGTTTATTGATAATAGTTTCGGGTTTGCTTGTTTTCGTGATCGGTATGTTGCTTGGTTTCGTTAGGTGCATTGTACCGCTTAATTGGTGTCCGCATAGTATAAAAAAACGAAGCGATTCGTTTTTAGTTTGGGAGAGATCGAGTTTAATGTCGATTAAGTTAAGGCAGTACTTGAGCCAGTTGAACCGTGTGAGTTCTGTTCTTCGGTGTAAGATGAACCCTAAAACTAGTCTAGGTCGGTTTGCGTTTTTAGTCATTTTGATAGCTTCGATTGTACTTATGTGTGTCGGGATTGGATACTTATTTGGAGGAAGTGGCGGTCAAGAATCGTACGCAATCGACAACAGTTATTCTCAGTTTACAATGGTTGCTATGACGTACGATGCTCGTTTATGGAACTTAAAGTGGTACGTTCAGCATTATTCTCGGTGTCCTTCAGTTCGGGAAATTGTCGTTGTATGGAATAAAGGGACCCCACCTGATTCATCCGAGTTTGACTCAGCGGTCCCGGTGAGAATCCGGGTTGAGGAAAAGAACTCGTTAAACAACCGGTTTAAAATTGACCCGTTGATAAAGACACGAGCTGTACTCGAGCTAGACGATGACATCATGATGAGTTGCGAGTATATTGAACGTGGGTTCAAAGTATGGCGTGAAAATCCCGATCGGTTAGTTGGATTTTACCCACGGCTCGTGAATGGGCCGGGTCCGTTGGAGTACCGTGGAGAGAAACACGCTCGAAAGTTTAACGGGTACAACATGATTTTGACGGGTGCAGCGTTTATGGATACTCGAGTAGCGTTTGATAGGTATTGGAGTGAAGAAGCGAAAGCAGGGAGGGTTGTAGTGGACAAGGTTTTTAATTGTGAAGACGTGCTGATGAATTTCTTGTACGCGAATGCTACTTTAGGGCCGAGTGTTGAGTACGTGAAACCAGCGTGGGCTATCGATACATCAAAGTTTTCGGGGGTTGCGATAAGTGAAAATACGCAAACACATTATCGGGTTCGAAGTAGTTGTTTAGACAAGTTTACAAAGATGTATGGTGGTTTATCAAATAGAAAGGTTGATTTCAATAGAAGGCAGGATGGGTGGGACCTATAG
- the LOC139889741 gene encoding mitogen-activated protein kinase kinase kinase NPK1-like, with protein MTCQMDDNDLMADSSMKLDSSLLCDAPNKSFNPMMEPDDDWTCQFDASPEVVKSETNLFLDQVSEMASECAGAFGNADNGFTFPNGVSRVEEDEELTEIKIRAFLDEKVQFFSFLGFFSYKRTIWVAILTHMNGFKGLKLIHSLFMKALELKKMQTPLYEEFYYPLNAAISPVWNENKENSSNNLYLPPKSKSPSRFLKKRLSSAVDVSDIDSPVNNLRRGSHITCLSPQKENVVDRDTISPIFLVSLIVGFVVVYGFVEYTYRGRNMAA; from the exons ATGACGTGTCAAATGGATGACAATGATCTCATGGCTGACTCATCTATGAAACTTGATTCCTCTTTACTTTGTGATGCACCTAATAAG AGTTTTAATCCTATGATGGAACCTGATGATGACTGGACCTGCCAGTTTGATGCAAGCCCAGAAGTAGTGAAGAGTGAGACTAATTTATTTCTCGATCAAGTTTCTGAGATGGCTTCTGAGTGTGCGGGAGCATTTGGCAATGCAGATAACGGTTTCACCTTTCCTAATGGAGTTTCGAGAGTTGAGGAGGATGAAGAATTAACTGAAATAAAGATAAGAGCTTTTCTTGATGAAAAGGTGCAGTTTTTTTCCTTTTTGGGTTTTTTTTCCTATAAAAGAACAATATGGGTGGCCATTTTGACCCATATGAATGGATTCAAAGGGTTGAAACTGATTCATAGTCTATTTATGAAA GCTTTAGAACTAAAAAAGATGCAAACTCCTCTTTATGAGGAATTTTACTACCCACTGAATGCAGCAATTTCGCCCGTTTGGAACGAAAACAAAGAAAATTCATCGAACAACCTGTACTTACCTCCTAAGAGCAAGTCACCTAGTAGATTTTTAAAAAAGAGGCTATCTTCAGCTGTTGATGTTTCGGATATCGACAGCCCTGTTAATAATTTAAGACGCGGATCACATATTACATGTCTGTCGCCTCAGAAAGAAAACGTTGTTGATAGAGACACCATTAGTCCAAT ATTTTTGGTATCATTGATCGTGGGCTTCGTTGTGGTATATGGATTTGTAGAGTATACTTACCGGG